One window of the Herbiconiux sp. L3-i23 genome contains the following:
- a CDS encoding peptide MFS transporter produces MSEQQTAPERHERTFFGQPWSLSTIFGVELWERFSFYGMQGILLIYLYFSVADGGLGVPRDAATSIVGAYGGAVYLATVLGAWLADRVVGAERMLFASAVTVMLGHIALALLPGGLGVVVGLILIALGSGGVKATATSIVGTLYEPGDIRREAGFSLYYLGINLGAFVGPLLTGLLQSTVGFHFGFGLAAVGMAVGLTQYAIGRRRLPAAAAEIPNPLPRARRLPFALIAVAGIAIIVVLVASRLVTEENLSTVVAALIAAASVAYFITLLSSRRISTTERSRVVSFIPLFVASTAFWSLYQQQFTVLTIYSDDRLDRSLFGWEMPISWVQSINPVFIILLSGVFAALWTRLGTRQPTTPVKFALGTIVMGAAFLLFLPFVGTGPHGTPLLAIVGILFVFTVAELLLSPVGLSASTKLAPELFRTQMVALNFLSVGLGTAIAGTLAGFYDETNEAPYFGISGAIAIILGVALWLGSRAVLRLMRGVR; encoded by the coding sequence GTGAGCGAGCAGCAGACCGCGCCCGAACGGCACGAGCGCACCTTCTTCGGGCAGCCGTGGTCGCTGTCGACCATCTTCGGAGTCGAGCTGTGGGAGCGGTTCTCCTTCTACGGCATGCAGGGCATCCTGCTCATCTACCTGTACTTCTCCGTCGCCGACGGCGGTCTCGGCGTCCCCCGCGACGCGGCCACGAGCATCGTCGGCGCCTACGGCGGGGCCGTCTATCTCGCGACGGTGCTCGGCGCATGGCTCGCCGACCGTGTCGTCGGCGCGGAGCGGATGCTGTTCGCCAGCGCGGTGACGGTGATGCTCGGGCACATCGCGCTCGCCCTGCTTCCCGGCGGTCTCGGCGTGGTCGTCGGGCTGATCCTCATCGCGCTCGGCAGCGGCGGGGTGAAGGCGACGGCGACCTCGATCGTCGGCACCCTGTACGAGCCCGGCGACATCCGCCGGGAGGCCGGCTTCTCGCTCTACTACCTCGGCATCAACCTCGGCGCGTTCGTCGGACCGCTGCTCACCGGGCTGCTGCAGAGCACGGTCGGCTTCCACTTCGGTTTCGGTCTCGCCGCCGTCGGGATGGCGGTAGGGCTCACCCAGTACGCGATCGGGCGCCGCCGGCTGCCCGCGGCGGCCGCCGAGATCCCGAACCCGCTCCCTCGGGCACGGCGCCTTCCGTTCGCGCTGATCGCGGTCGCGGGGATCGCGATCATCGTCGTCCTCGTCGCCTCCCGGCTCGTCACCGAGGAGAACCTCTCGACGGTGGTCGCCGCGCTCATCGCCGCCGCCTCGGTCGCCTACTTCATCACCCTGCTCTCGAGCAGGCGCATCAGCACGACCGAACGCAGCAGGGTGGTCTCCTTCATCCCGTTGTTCGTCGCGAGCACCGCGTTCTGGTCGCTCTACCAGCAGCAGTTCACGGTGCTGACCATCTACTCCGACGACCGACTCGACCGTTCACTGTTCGGCTGGGAGATGCCGATCTCGTGGGTGCAGTCGATCAACCCGGTGTTCATCATCCTGCTCTCCGGCGTCTTCGCCGCACTCTGGACGAGGCTCGGCACGCGGCAGCCGACGACGCCGGTGAAGTTCGCGCTCGGCACCATCGTGATGGGTGCGGCATTCCTGCTCTTCCTGCCGTTCGTCGGCACGGGCCCGCACGGCACGCCGCTGCTCGCGATCGTCGGCATCCTGTTCGTCTTCACCGTCGCCGAACTGCTGCTCTCGCCCGTCGGACTGTCGGCGTCGACGAAGCTCGCACCCGAGCTGTTCCGCACCCAGATGGTGGCGCTGAACTTCCTCTCGGTCGGCCTCGGCACGGCGATCGCCGGAACCCTCGCCGGCTTCTACGACGAGACGAACGAGGCCCCGTACTTCGGAATCTCGGGCGCGATCGCCATCATCCTGGGCGTCGCCCTCTGGCTGGGTTCGCGGGCGGTGCTGCGCCTGATGCGCGGAGTCCGCTGA
- a CDS encoding DNA polymerase Y family protein gives MTLAETTRTMLLWCPDWPAFAAARAAGIPLDTPLALIDKGEVHACSSSARAEGVKRGLRLREAQSRCSSLEVLPFDPELDARSFDPIVEAIEERMPGVQLVRPGIAAVKASGPARYYGSEELAAESLLEHLDDLGVVGGRIGIADGPFAAEQAARRGSGRVSVVEADGSPAFLAPMPVSLLGMPQLAMLLRRLGLPTLGAFASLPETEVRDRFGAEGAAAHRLAAGLDGRRVIPRIPPDELDVEVHFEPPLDRVDQVTFGFRSAADRFIERLSGHRLVCTALRVEVTSETGELSARTWLHPRSFQASEVVDRVRWQLQGIGSIDSGLRSAVNRVRVVPHSVDETAHHEPGLWGGGPDAALHHGLSRVQSMLGHTAVATFAIGGGRLLADRQVLVPWGDREQTERPADRPWPGAISGLPPATVFPKRLPCTVLTPDGSAIAVDARGVLSGPPSRFAAPGSGRPQAVRSWAGPWPLDERWWDADAARMLNRFQIITADGDAWLVLLEGGDCFVEARYD, from the coding sequence ATGACGCTCGCCGAGACGACCCGCACGATGCTGCTGTGGTGCCCCGACTGGCCGGCGTTCGCCGCCGCACGGGCGGCCGGCATCCCCCTCGACACCCCTCTCGCGCTCATCGACAAGGGCGAGGTGCACGCCTGCTCGTCGAGCGCCCGAGCCGAAGGGGTGAAACGCGGTCTCCGACTGCGCGAAGCCCAGTCGCGGTGTTCGAGCCTCGAGGTGCTGCCCTTCGACCCCGAACTCGACGCCCGCAGCTTCGACCCGATCGTCGAGGCGATCGAGGAGCGGATGCCGGGCGTCCAGCTGGTGCGCCCCGGCATCGCGGCGGTGAAGGCGAGCGGACCCGCCCGCTACTACGGCAGCGAGGAGCTCGCGGCCGAGTCGCTGCTCGAGCACCTCGACGACCTCGGCGTCGTCGGCGGGCGAATCGGCATCGCCGACGGTCCGTTCGCCGCCGAGCAGGCCGCGCGCCGCGGCTCGGGGCGGGTCTCGGTGGTCGAGGCAGACGGCTCCCCCGCGTTCCTCGCGCCGATGCCCGTCTCTTTGCTCGGCATGCCGCAGCTCGCCATGCTGCTGCGCCGCCTCGGCCTGCCGACCCTCGGCGCGTTCGCCTCTCTTCCCGAGACCGAGGTGCGCGACCGTTTCGGCGCAGAAGGAGCGGCGGCGCACCGTCTCGCGGCGGGGCTCGACGGCCGTCGGGTGATCCCCCGCATCCCGCCCGACGAGCTCGATGTCGAGGTGCACTTCGAGCCGCCCCTCGACCGGGTCGACCAGGTGACCTTCGGGTTCCGTTCCGCCGCCGACCGGTTCATCGAGCGCCTCTCCGGCCACCGGCTGGTCTGCACCGCCCTGCGCGTCGAGGTGACGAGCGAGACCGGCGAACTGTCGGCCCGCACCTGGCTGCATCCGCGCTCGTTCCAGGCCTCCGAGGTCGTCGACCGGGTGCGCTGGCAGCTGCAGGGCATCGGCAGCATCGACAGCGGGCTCCGCTCCGCCGTGAACCGGGTCCGGGTGGTGCCGCACAGCGTCGACGAGACCGCCCACCACGAGCCGGGACTGTGGGGCGGCGGTCCCGACGCCGCACTGCACCACGGGCTCTCCCGCGTGCAGAGCATGCTCGGGCACACCGCGGTGGCGACCTTCGCCATCGGCGGCGGACGCCTGCTCGCCGACCGGCAGGTGCTCGTGCCGTGGGGCGACCGCGAGCAGACCGAGCGGCCCGCCGACCGGCCATGGCCCGGCGCCATCAGCGGCCTGCCTCCCGCGACGGTGTTCCCGAAGCGTCTGCCCTGCACGGTCCTCACCCCCGACGGATCGGCCATCGCCGTCGACGCCCGCGGTGTACTGAGCGGACCCCCGTCGCGCTTCGCCGCCCCCGGCAGCGGCCGCCCCCAGGCCGTGCGCTCCTGGGCGGGCCCCTGGCCGCTCGACGAGCGCTGGTGGGACGCCGACGCCGCCCGCATGCTGAACCGCTTCCAGATCATCACCGCCGACGGCGATGCCTGGCTCGTGCTGCTCGAAGGCGGCGACTGCTTCGTGGAAGCCCGATACGACTGA
- a CDS encoding RecQ family ATP-dependent DNA helicase, translating into MTSTDAAATTEERSADRTDERIRRVADEMFGWSELRPGLAEAIAGSVAGRDVLAIMPTGYGKSAVYKVAGALLPGPTVVVSPLIALQADQVAGIAARDGAPHAVAINSAQSDTKNEEAWAQLGGGSAEYLFLSPEQLARDEVIERLRGAGVSLFVVDEAHCVSSWGHDFRPDYLRLRDAAEALGRPPILAMTATGSGPVREEIIDRLGLRDELLLSRGYDRPNIRLEVERHTEEHDKRATILDEIDALPKPGLLYVATRRDTEEYAELLESRGLRTAAYHGGLPAKRRRELHEGFRDDEFDVVVATSAFGMGIDKPNIRFVVHEAVPESIDAYYQEVGRAGRDGESAIARLHYRPEDLSLRRFFASGSPNRSRLERIAAALASASHPVGLGELADATKSSTRQLGSSIGLLVDSLAVTRHGERLALATGTSVEDAVAAAFGVAEQHERIDESRIAMMRSYSETLECRRIFLLGYFGEARSEPCGDCDTCTSGTAYEEHRPAADADVPFPLDAAVRHREWGDGTVTKVEDDRVTVFFESEGYRVLSLELIEENDLLELAS; encoded by the coding sequence GTGACATCGACTGACGCCGCCGCAACCACTGAAGAACGAAGCGCCGACCGCACCGACGAGCGCATCCGTCGCGTGGCCGACGAGATGTTCGGTTGGTCGGAGCTGCGACCCGGTCTCGCCGAGGCGATCGCCGGTTCCGTCGCCGGGCGCGACGTGCTCGCCATCATGCCGACGGGATACGGCAAGTCGGCCGTCTACAAGGTCGCCGGCGCGCTGCTGCCCGGCCCGACCGTCGTCGTATCGCCGCTCATCGCCCTGCAGGCCGATCAGGTCGCCGGCATCGCCGCACGCGACGGGGCGCCGCACGCCGTCGCCATCAACTCGGCCCAGAGCGACACGAAGAACGAGGAGGCGTGGGCGCAGCTCGGCGGCGGCAGCGCCGAGTACCTGTTCCTTTCCCCCGAACAGCTCGCCCGTGACGAGGTGATCGAACGTCTGCGCGGCGCCGGCGTCTCCCTCTTCGTCGTCGACGAGGCGCACTGCGTGTCCTCGTGGGGTCACGACTTCCGGCCCGACTACCTGCGCCTCCGCGACGCCGCGGAGGCGCTCGGGCGTCCACCGATCCTCGCGATGACGGCGACCGGGTCCGGACCCGTCCGCGAGGAGATCATCGACCGTCTCGGGCTGCGCGACGAGCTGCTGCTCTCGCGCGGCTACGACCGGCCGAACATCCGGCTCGAGGTCGAGCGGCACACCGAGGAGCACGACAAGCGGGCCACGATCCTCGACGAGATCGACGCCCTGCCGAAGCCCGGCCTGCTCTACGTGGCCACCCGACGCGACACCGAGGAGTACGCGGAACTCCTGGAGAGCCGCGGGTTGCGCACCGCCGCCTATCACGGCGGCCTTCCGGCGAAGCGCCGCCGTGAACTGCACGAAGGCTTCCGGGACGACGAGTTCGACGTCGTCGTCGCCACGAGCGCCTTCGGGATGGGCATCGACAAGCCGAACATCCGCTTCGTCGTGCACGAGGCCGTGCCCGAATCGATCGACGCCTACTACCAGGAGGTGGGCAGGGCGGGCAGAGACGGCGAGTCCGCCATCGCCCGGCTGCACTACCGGCCGGAGGACCTCTCGCTGCGCCGGTTCTTCGCGAGCGGATCTCCGAATCGGAGCCGGCTGGAACGGATCGCCGCCGCGCTCGCGTCCGCGTCGCATCCGGTGGGTCTCGGCGAACTCGCCGACGCCACGAAGTCCAGTACACGCCAACTCGGGTCGAGCATCGGCCTGCTCGTCGACTCGCTCGCCGTGACGAGGCACGGGGAGCGGCTCGCCCTCGCCACCGGGACGAGCGTCGAGGACGCGGTCGCGGCCGCGTTCGGGGTGGCCGAGCAGCACGAACGCATCGACGAGTCCCGCATCGCGATGATGCGCTCCTACTCCGAGACCCTCGAGTGCCGCAGGATCTTCCTGCTCGGCTACTTCGGCGAGGCGCGCAGCGAGCCGTGCGGCGACTGCGACACCTGCACCTCGGGCACCGCGTACGAGGAGCACCGTCCGGCGGCCGACGCCGACGTGCCCTTCCCCCTCGACGCCGCGGTGCGGCACCGCGAGTGGGGCGACGGCACGGTGACGAAGGTCGAAGACGACCGGGTGACCGTGTTCTTCGAGAGCGAAGGCTACCGGGTGCTCTCGCTCGAACTGATCGAGGAGAACGACCTCCTCGAGCTCGCCTCCTGA
- a CDS encoding glyoxalase/bleomycin resistance/extradiol dioxygenase family protein: protein MAGERALNGFPIVVATELPPLIGFYRDVLGGEVVYRFPVDDPTYVSLKIGDAELGLGSHPDPPRGPSQVSIWFYVAEVHEVVRRARSFGAVVTADAEDQPWGERIARLIDPTGIEVIVAERIPVANGGGGTASE from the coding sequence ATGGCCGGAGAGCGGGCACTGAACGGATTCCCCATCGTGGTGGCGACGGAGCTGCCGCCGCTCATCGGGTTCTACCGCGACGTCCTCGGCGGCGAGGTCGTCTACCGCTTCCCGGTCGACGACCCCACCTACGTGTCGCTGAAGATCGGCGACGCCGAACTCGGACTCGGCTCGCACCCGGACCCTCCGCGCGGGCCCAGCCAGGTGTCCATCTGGTTCTACGTCGCCGAGGTCCACGAGGTGGTGCGCCGCGCCCGCTCGTTCGGCGCCGTCGTCACCGCCGACGCCGAGGACCAGCCGTGGGGCGAGCGGATCGCGCGACTGATCGACCCGACCGGCATCGAGGTGATCGTCGCCGAACGGATCCCCGTCGCGAACGGCGGCGGCGGCACCGCGTCCGAGTGA
- a CDS encoding 8-oxo-dGTP diphosphatase — protein MFDVAVTYLLRHGARGTEVLLGEKLTGLGAGKIVGPGGKLEPGESAAQAAAREVEEEVGVLVRPDDLRRVARLAYEFPHRPAWSQRSTAFLAEVWTGEPRASSELAPRWYPIDALPLERMWDDARRWLPRVLTGERISVDCSYADDNDTVATWVEAPLD, from the coding sequence GTGTTCGATGTCGCGGTGACCTACCTGTTGCGGCACGGAGCGCGCGGCACCGAGGTGCTCCTCGGCGAGAAGCTCACCGGCCTCGGGGCGGGCAAGATCGTGGGGCCGGGCGGCAAGCTGGAGCCCGGCGAGAGCGCCGCGCAGGCCGCCGCGCGCGAGGTCGAGGAAGAGGTCGGTGTGCTCGTCCGACCGGACGATCTGCGTCGCGTCGCCCGTCTCGCCTACGAGTTCCCGCACCGGCCCGCCTGGAGCCAGCGGTCGACCGCCTTCCTCGCCGAGGTGTGGACGGGCGAGCCGCGCGCCAGCTCCGAGCTCGCCCCGCGCTGGTACCCGATCGACGCGCTGCCGCTCGAGCGGATGTGGGACGACGCGCGGCGTTGGCTGCCGCGGGTGCTGACCGGCGAACGGATCTCCGTCGACTGCTCCTACGCCGACGACAACGACACCGTCGCCACCTGGGTCGAGGCGCCGCTCGACTGA
- a CDS encoding LysM domain-containing protein, with product MVRGRSRGMLGVVSGLALAAALSGCVPTPAETVFVTAAPAPAETVYVTVTPTPPAAPGAGAPGADPLVPNAPAPEVQEGPAVDSGPRTGALGTATTDASGEPERYTVVAGDSFFDIAQRFDLPQQQLLRMNPSIHDFGETVYIGQVVNLDWQSTL from the coding sequence ATGGTCCGAGGTCGATCCCGCGGGATGCTCGGTGTCGTGAGCGGTCTCGCGCTGGCTGCAGCGCTCAGCGGCTGCGTCCCCACGCCGGCCGAGACCGTCTTCGTCACTGCGGCGCCGGCACCCGCCGAGACGGTGTACGTGACGGTGACCCCGACCCCGCCCGCTGCGCCCGGGGCGGGAGCACCCGGGGCCGATCCGCTCGTCCCCAATGCGCCGGCCCCCGAGGTCCAGGAGGGACCGGCCGTCGACAGCGGGCCGCGGACGGGTGCACTGGGCACCGCGACGACCGACGCCTCCGGTGAACCGGAGCGGTACACCGTCGTCGCCGGCGACTCCTTCTTCGACATCGCCCAACGCTTCGACCTGCCGCAGCAGCAGCTGCTGCGGATGAACCCGTCGATCCACGACTTCGGCGAGACGGTCTACATCGGCCAGGTGGTGAACCTCGACTGGCAGAGCACGCTCTGA
- a CDS encoding MFS transporter, with protein MDLRQRLILTVAILASFVPFLDGSIVNVALPAMVDELGGGIVTSQWVLDGYLLSLSALILLAGSLSDSLGRARVLVAGLVLFGVASVACALAPTAGLLIAARVVQGVGGALLVPSSLAIITSSFSGAAQARAIGLWTGFTGVAFIAGPVLGGALVDTVGWRWIFGINVLPIAITLLLLSRVRGGHEKTSGARVDVIGALLGTLGLAGPVFALIEHERLGWGSPAVLVPLLGGAVLFVAYLLWERRAAQPMLPLALFSVRNFAVGNLATVFVYAALSLGPLVVTLYLQQVVGAPAFLAGFASLPAALIPLFLSGTFGGLAGRYGSRWFMAVGPAIGAVGFLWLLFVQRDFDFWWQMLPGLLIFGLGLTITVAPLTSAILGAIEPARSGIASAVNNAVSRVAGLVAVAFLGAIFGGALDLEAFHRTVIIAAVLLLLGAMTSAIGIQNRASAEKVAVETPQN; from the coding sequence GTGGATCTCCGGCAGCGACTGATCCTCACGGTCGCGATCCTCGCCTCCTTCGTGCCCTTCCTCGACGGCTCGATCGTCAACGTCGCGCTGCCCGCCATGGTCGACGAGCTGGGCGGCGGCATCGTCACCAGCCAGTGGGTGCTCGACGGCTACCTCCTCAGCCTCTCGGCACTGATCCTGCTCGCCGGCTCGCTGTCCGACTCGCTCGGCCGCGCGCGGGTCCTCGTCGCGGGGCTCGTCCTCTTCGGTGTCGCCTCGGTCGCCTGCGCTCTCGCCCCCACCGCGGGCCTGCTGATCGCCGCCCGCGTCGTCCAGGGGGTCGGCGGGGCGCTGCTCGTGCCGAGCTCTCTAGCGATCATCACCTCGAGCTTCTCCGGCGCCGCGCAGGCACGGGCGATCGGGCTGTGGACCGGGTTCACCGGTGTCGCCTTCATCGCTGGCCCCGTGCTGGGCGGCGCGCTCGTCGACACCGTCGGATGGCGGTGGATCTTCGGCATCAACGTCCTGCCGATCGCCATCACCCTGCTGCTGCTCAGCCGTGTGCGCGGCGGGCACGAGAAGACCTCCGGCGCCCGGGTCGATGTCATCGGAGCGCTGCTCGGCACCCTGGGTCTCGCCGGCCCCGTCTTCGCACTGATCGAGCACGAACGCCTCGGCTGGGGAAGCCCCGCCGTGCTGGTGCCGCTCCTCGGCGGCGCGGTGCTCTTCGTCGCGTATCTGCTGTGGGAGCGTCGGGCGGCGCAGCCGATGCTGCCGCTCGCCCTGTTCTCGGTGCGCAACTTCGCGGTCGGCAATCTCGCCACCGTGTTCGTCTACGCCGCACTCTCGCTCGGCCCTCTCGTCGTCACCCTCTACCTGCAGCAGGTGGTCGGCGCGCCCGCCTTCCTCGCCGGCTTCGCGAGCCTCCCCGCCGCGCTGATCCCGCTGTTCCTCTCGGGCACGTTCGGCGGTCTCGCCGGCCGCTACGGCTCGCGCTGGTTCATGGCGGTCGGTCCTGCGATCGGTGCTGTCGGCTTCCTGTGGCTGCTGTTCGTGCAGCGCGACTTCGACTTCTGGTGGCAGATGCTGCCCGGGCTGCTGATCTTCGGTCTCGGCCTCACCATCACCGTCGCGCCGCTGACCTCGGCGATCCTCGGCGCGATCGAGCCGGCGCGCAGCGGTATCGCCTCCGCCGTCAACAACGCGGTGTCGAGGGTCGCGGGTCTCGTCGCGGTCGCGTTCCTCGGTGCGATCTTCGGCGGCGCCCTCGATCTCGAGGCCTTCCACCGCACCGTGATCATCGCCGCCGTCCTGTTGCTCCTCGGCGCCATGACGTCTGCGATCGGCATCCAGAACCGGGCGAGCGCCGAGAAGGTCGCCGTCGAGACGCCGCAGAACTAG
- a CDS encoding ABC transporter permease — MTTTLPDPASTNPAATEGSLTPHSRRGRLALTIVSKYGTLIAMAIMLIIFGLAVPNGAFLSPTNLLSIVNQSALTAIIACGLTLVLVVGEFDLSVGYAASLAGVLVTGLVANQGLPLIIAVLVTIAIGGGIGGVNGILVTKARVNAVVATLGVGTILTGLAFGYTAGSPIIDVPREFSYITLARFLGIQNPIWFMAIVVALLWLILNRTATGQRIQAVGANKSAARLAGIRTDRSKITAFVIAGVCAAITGILLASLLGSGTVGAADGYLMDSFAAVFLGSATLRDGEFHILGTLVGVLVVSVGFNGLSLLGTPTFWQYVFKGGILVLAVALSTIARRYAKA, encoded by the coding sequence ATGACCACGACACTGCCCGACCCCGCGAGCACCAACCCGGCCGCGACCGAGGGAAGCCTGACCCCGCACTCGCGACGCGGCCGCCTCGCCCTCACCATCGTGTCGAAGTACGGCACCCTCATCGCGATGGCGATCATGCTGATCATTTTCGGCTTGGCGGTGCCGAACGGCGCGTTCCTCTCGCCGACCAACCTGCTCAGCATCGTGAACCAGTCGGCGCTCACCGCGATCATCGCCTGCGGGCTGACGCTCGTGCTGGTGGTCGGCGAGTTCGACCTCAGCGTCGGCTACGCCGCCAGCCTCGCCGGGGTGCTCGTCACCGGACTCGTCGCCAACCAGGGACTGCCGCTCATCATCGCCGTGCTGGTGACCATCGCGATCGGCGGCGGCATCGGCGGTGTCAACGGCATCCTCGTCACCAAGGCGCGGGTCAACGCGGTGGTCGCCACACTGGGTGTCGGGACGATACTCACCGGCCTCGCCTTCGGGTACACGGCGGGCTCGCCGATCATCGACGTGCCCCGCGAGTTCAGCTACATCACCCTCGCCCGCTTCCTCGGCATCCAGAACCCGATCTGGTTCATGGCGATCGTCGTCGCGCTGCTCTGGCTGATCCTCAACCGCACCGCCACGGGCCAGCGCATCCAGGCGGTCGGAGCGAACAAGAGCGCGGCGCGTCTCGCCGGCATCCGCACCGACCGGTCGAAGATCACGGCGTTCGTGATCGCGGGAGTGTGCGCCGCCATCACCGGCATCCTGCTCGCCTCCCTGCTCGGCTCGGGCACGGTCGGCGCCGCCGACGGGTACCTGATGGACTCGTTCGCCGCGGTCTTCCTCGGCTCCGCGACGCTGCGCGACGGCGAGTTCCACATCCTCGGCACCCTCGTCGGCGTGCTGGTCGTGAGCGTCGGCTTCAACGGGCTGAGCCTGCTCGGCACCCCCACCTTCTGGCAGTACGTGTTCAAGGGCGGCATCCTGGTGCTCGCCGTCGCCCTGTCGACCATCGCGAGGCGGTACGCGAAAGCCTGA